DNA sequence from the Strigops habroptila isolate Jane chromosome 4, bStrHab1.2.pri, whole genome shotgun sequence genome:
GTGGCCTTGGATCCAGCTACGAGGTACCCGAGCTGTGCATCACCCAAACCCAGCTCCAGATCAAACTGGAATCATCACCTGAGCCAGCGCGTGCTGCTCCGCAGCCAAGCGCCGGCCCCCGGCgcccagggaagagctgaaCCTCAGGTGCTGAAGGAAGCACGTGCCACCATCACACACAGCCTTGGGATTCTTTGAGAGGAAAGCTGTGCTAGATCCAGCCCCTGTGAGCTGAGCATCGGCTCTGATGCTGCAGCTAAAGCCAAAGGAAGCAGCTATTTGGATGCTGAGGGAAGTACAAGAATTAACTTGGTACTAATGGATCCAGTTATCcgggaagcagcagcagtgaaggaCAGTCCTGTGTGGGTACAGACTTTCTGCATTACCAAATGCAAAAGCTTAGAATTAAATCTACTGTGATCAGTGAAGTACATTCCTCTTATCCTCCCTTTTGGGAAACAAGATATATTATCATATACTATACttaaatttataatttaaatatattctgaTATATATTTAGGAGGGGGGTAGCTCTGTATGTACATGTGCTTCATACATACACCCAGCACTCGGACAAACACAGGCAGAGAGAAGACACTGTTTGTATTCTGAGAGTGGAAGCATCCTGATCTGCACTAGTGCAATCTGCAGTGGTCAAACAAAGGAAGATGGGTTCAGTTTCTGTTACATTTGCATTgggctggaagaagaaaaatcaacccACAGCTAAAGACTAATCCTGCCACGTGCCAATGCCTGCAGGCGTTGCCCAACATAGCTGTTAAGCACGAAATATTCCAGGTTTCCCTGAATAAACCAGACTGAGCCGTTAAGTACTAAAAGCTCCAGGTTTCCCTGAATAAACCAGACTGAGTCACAGCCTCTCCAGGCAAGGACACACCACAAGATGTTGGGCTCTTTTCCTCAGATCAACCAGCTCTACTTCCCTCAACTCAGTCTAGACGACAAGGTGACACtgagcaaaagaaacatttggatAGATGTGTTGCttacaattaatttaaaaacagcCCCAAGCCCCCAGGATGTGGGTGACACTGTAATGCCCTTTTGGCTTCAAAGTGCATTTAAAGACCGAGATGTAAACAAAATCACACTGGGAGGACAGGGAGGTTAAATAGCTGCTAAGGGCTGCTAACTCCGGGTGGTATGCTAGTTACTGTCACAAGGTGATTAAGGGGGTACCGCTGCAGAGGCTGCAAGCACCCTGCTCTCCTACTCccccagtgctggcaggaggTCGGCGATGCTGTCGACGTAGTAATCGGGCACCAGGCTCTGCCTGGCCGGGCAGGCGCTGTCCTGGTGGCCCCTCACTTCGTCCAGCGCGGTGACCCCGGTGAGCGTGAGCAGGGTGGTGAGCCCGCAGGAGTTGCCCATGAGGATGTCTGTGTCCAGCCGATCTCCCACCATGATGGTACGAGCGGGGTCGATGTTGAACTCGCTCACCACACAGTCGAACATGTACCGGTTGGGCTTCCCCACGATGAACGCCTCGCGCTGGGCTGCTGTCTCCACTGCTTTCACCAGGCAGCCCGTCCCTAGGGAGAGAGCAGGAAACACCCTTTAGGGTCTGCAGAGGACACTCGGCACCCACAATACAATACAGGGCTTGGAAACACACCACCGCAAACAGGACAGGCAGAGCCCACTGCCAGGAGAGGTGGTGGACAAAACCTGCCAGGAGGCTGGAATACTGCCTCACACTGGGATCAGGAAGGGGCCGCTATTCCCGAGTAAAGGATCAGCAAGGATCTTCCCTTTGTCAGCGGGGAGCCCGGGCTCTGGGCCGCTGAGCCTGCCACACCGCGGTGCAGGGCTGAGCTCGGGGCCACCCAGAGCCACCTCCCAGCGCCCTCCCGCCCCGCGCACCGGGGATGGCGGCGCCGCCCTCGAGCGGGAGCCAGTGGTCACGGTTGGTGCCGACGAGGAGGCAGTCGGTGCCACCGCGCAGGAGGTAGCGCAGGGCCTGGCACAGCTTGGCGTAACTGAAGTGCTCGTCGAAACCCACGAGGACGGCGCGCACGGCGGGGTCGAGCGGCGCTTGGGCCCAGtcggcgggcgcggggccgggcagggcggCAGGGCCGGGCCCGAGGTGCGGGATACCCACAGCCTCCAGCTCGGCGGCCAGCGCGGGGCTGCCCAGCACGTaggcggcggcgccgggcggcAGGGCCTGGCGGAGGTAACGGGCGGCGCAATAGGCCGAGCCGAAGATGTTGCGGAGCTCGGCGGGCGGGAAGCCCAAGCGC
Encoded proteins:
- the PGP gene encoding glycerol-3-phosphate phosphatase, with protein sequence MAGGGGQRRCRRLEAEAARAVLGAADTLLFDCDGVLWRGEAAVSGAAAALGRLAAAGKRLCYVTNNSSRTRAAYTEKLRRLGFPPAELRNIFGSAYCAARYLRQALPPGAAAYVLGSPALAAELEAVGIPHLGPGPAALPGPAPADWAQAPLDPAVRAVLVGFDEHFSYAKLCQALRYLLRGGTDCLLVGTNRDHWLPLEGGAAIPGTGCLVKAVETAAQREAFIVGKPNRYMFDCVVSEFNIDPARTIMVGDRLDTDILMGNSCGLTTLLTLTGVTALDEVRGHQDSACPARQSLVPDYYVDSIADLLPALGE